The sequence AAATTGAATGACCCGTTTCGCCTTACGCCAATTTATTCCTAACTTCATTCTACGCATCCTAATGCTACCGAGTTAAGCGAACACACAAAGCCTTCACAGAGCTCGCAACGTAGTTAATCTCATCCTCAGTCATTAGAGAGAAAATAGGTAAACTAATCAACCTCGGCCAAAGAGAATTAGCCTTTGGACAATCTTGAGCTTGCCAACCGATCGAGTCCTTATAATACGGGTGTAGGTGCAAAGGTCGCCAGTGGACCGATGTACCAATTCCAAGGTCTCGTAATTCATCAATAAATTGGCCTCTATCCACCGACAGCTCTTCTAAATTCAAGCGTATCGGAAACAAATGCCAAGAGTGTATCCGGTCGTTGCTGTTGAGCGGTAAAGTCAGCTGACTCACATCAGCAAGCATATCAAGAAACCGAAGAGCCACCTTCTCGCGTGCTTGGCGCATTTCTTCGGCCCGCGCCAATTGATGAAGTCCAATCGCCGCCGCGATGTCCGTTAAATTATACTTATAACCAGGTGCTACAATCTGGTAGTCCCAGCTACCGCCTCCGGAAAATCTTTTCCAAGCATCCTTTGACAAGCCGTGCAATGACATCAGCCGCATACGCTCGGCAACTTCTTCGTCATCCGTCACAGCCATGCCACCTTCACCTGTCGTGATGGTCTTGTTGGCGTAGAAAGAATAGCAAGACACTCGTGCTGTATTGGCGCCACAACGAATCCATTCGGAGCTGTCATCCTTACGCCAAGCAGCCGGGAATGCATGTGCCCCGTCCTCAACAATCCACAAATTGTGCTCATCCGCAAACTCAGCGATGGCATCAATCGCCATCATGTACCCGCCCACATGAACAGGCATGATACCAACCACGGGCGCATCTTTTGGAATAGGAACGGACAGCTCGCCACTGCGCAGCGCCTGAATCTTAGCACTGGCATCTTGCAAATCCATGTTGCAAGTATCCACATCACAATCAATCAAAAGAGGGTGAGCGCCCATGTAACGAACAACTTCGGCAGTAGCAGCAAAAGTATGGGTCGGCACCAATACAACATCGCCGGCCTCAACCCCCAGTGCCTCTAGCGCCAAGTGGAGACCAGCCGTGCAGGAATTCAGCGCAACCGCAAACTTTGCTCCGACCATTTGGGCAAAACGCTCCTCAAAGCGTTTCACCTTAGGGCCTGTGGTTAGCCAACCCGATCTCAGGGTATCTGCAACCTCATTGACTTCATCTTCACGTAAATCTGGTCGAAAAAATGGAACCTTCATAAATTCTCCCGCGCTGATTTAGAACGAGTCTTCAGCACAAGCCTTTGCTTCTCAAGAGGTCTAGGTGAAGAGCCTTTATCTTTCCAGCGACAACACCAAGTTCAAACTTTGACACTGCAAACTCTCGGGACCGAACGCCAAAGTCCCGTCGCAGTGCCGGCTCGCTTACCAGTTTCCGAATTGCTTCAGCTAAACTCTGAGCGTCACTCTGCTCCACAAAGTATCCGTTCTCGCCGGGTACAACGACCTCGTTACAACCTGGAGAGTCCGTCGCAATCAAAGGTAAACCCATCGATGCTCCCTCAAGCAGTACCCTCGGTATACCTTCACGGTAAGCCGTCGGTAAAACGAGCACATCGCTGAGCGCCATCAACTCACGTACATCACTTCGAGGTCCCAGCCACTTTAACCGGCTTTGAATCGCATCCAGTTCGCCCGGGGTTAAGTGGTCTCGGCTCTCATCATCATGAGGACCCACCAAGACGAATTCTGCGTCAGGTAAATCTTCTTTCAAATTTTCGGCCGCCTCTGCGTATTCGAGTATGCCCTTGGTTCTCATTACTCGAGACACCAACAGAACAATCACCTTACCTTCTGCTATACCAAGCTCTTCACGAAGATTTTCTCGAACTCGATCAGCGACTTGGTCAGGAGCGTAATATTCCGTATCCACACCCGAGCCCAAAATTACCGTCGCCTTACTAGGGTCAAGCACACCTTCATCTGTGAGCTGTTTCCAATCCCCAGTATTCTGCAAAACTGTGCTATCGGTAAATTCACACGCGATTTTCTGAAGGACACGATAAGCGCTTCTCAAAACGCGAGTTGTTACCGCATCGCTCGAATACAGAGAGCCCAATCCTGGTAATGTTCCGGCAACAACCGGAACGCCCGCTAAACGTGCAGCGTACCGCCCCCATATCGAAGGTTTTGTATCGTAAGTATGAACTAAGTGTGGGCGCGCTTCGCGGAAAACCTTCCAAAGCTTGAAGCAGGCATAAACATCAAGCCAAGGCCTATTTCTGCGTTCAAGTGGATAGTAATAAAATTCGTAACCCCTATTCTCAAATCGAGTCTTTAAAGCATGATCTGAACCGGCAACGACAAACTCAAAATCATCCGCCAAAACCCCCATGAGTTCTAAACGCGCGTCAACATCGGGACCGCCTACAATCATCACTCGGGGCCTACGATTTGTTTCAGAATCAGGGCTAAACGCCATAATATTCTCGGTACCAATCAACAAAGCGCTCAATACCATCCTCGATGCTTGTCTGTGGCTTAAAGCCCACTGCTGACTCAAGAGCTTGAACATCAGCAAAGGTGGCCG comes from Deltaproteobacteria bacterium and encodes:
- a CDS encoding DegT/DnrJ/EryC1/StrS family aminotransferase is translated as MKVPFFRPDLREDEVNEVADTLRSGWLTTGPKVKRFEERFAQMVGAKFAVALNSCTAGLHLALEALGVEAGDVVLVPTHTFAATAEVVRYMGAHPLLIDCDVDTCNMDLQDASAKIQALRSGELSVPIPKDAPVVGIMPVHVGGYMMAIDAIAEFADEHNLWIVEDGAHAFPAAWRKDDSSEWIRCGANTARVSCYSFYANKTITTGEGGMAVTDDEEVAERMRLMSLHGLSKDAWKRFSGGGSWDYQIVAPGYKYNLTDIAAAIGLHQLARAEEMRQAREKVALRFLDMLADVSQLTLPLNSNDRIHSWHLFPIRLNLEELSVDRGQFIDELRDLGIGTSVHWRPLHLHPYYKDSIGWQAQDCPKANSLWPRLISLPIFSLMTEDEINYVASSVKALCVRLTR
- a CDS encoding glycosyltransferase family 4 protein; the protein is MVLSALLIGTENIMAFSPDSETNRRPRVMIVGGPDVDARLELMGVLADDFEFVVAGSDHALKTRFENRGYEFYYYPLERRNRPWLDVYACFKLWKVFREARPHLVHTYDTKPSIWGRYAARLAGVPVVAGTLPGLGSLYSSDAVTTRVLRSAYRVLQKIACEFTDSTVLQNTGDWKQLTDEGVLDPSKATVILGSGVDTEYYAPDQVADRVRENLREELGIAEGKVIVLLVSRVMRTKGILEYAEAAENLKEDLPDAEFVLVGPHDDESRDHLTPGELDAIQSRLKWLGPRSDVRELMALSDVLVLPTAYREGIPRVLLEGASMGLPLIATDSPGCNEVVVPGENGYFVEQSDAQSLAEAIRKLVSEPALRRDFGVRSREFAVSKFELGVVAGKIKALHLDLLRSKGLC